One segment of Polaribacter huanghezhanensis DNA contains the following:
- a CDS encoding DUF349 domain-containing protein: MLDTNQENTEDQINQTPEENEVIPTETPKAEEVKEAEEKIEEEEAVEEKASTDKAVEEIEEKVAEDAEKDEERNSIPMLAYENMELEDLTNELEKLLKDFPVQQLKKNIDAIKNAFNAKFGAVLAEKKAAFLEEGGNSIDFQYSSPVKAIYNSLLSDYKKKRDAYYSNLETQLKNNLEKRHIVINELKELIENADPQTMYKNFKVIQASWREIGAVPRNKYNDTWRNYHHHVERFYDLLHLSNDFRDLDFKNNLEEKLRLIEKVEALAELENVNDAFKELQQYHKAWKEDIGPVSQEHREAVWQKFSAASKKIHDKRHDYFRSLKSQYEGIIEKKLEIVASIENYDTSKNKKHSDWQKSINDIEALRKKYFDAGKLPYSKSEEVWLKFKAATKKFNAAKNVFYKKEKSIQQDNLDKKNALIELAESYKESEDWENTTNAMKKIQADWKKVGHVPRKFSDDIWKRFKAACNHYFDRFHNRQDDLNKEQQVFIEEKKAYLDEIKKVEKATIEEINEFIQKWRELGTTPRSVRHIESKFYKQIDKLLEGLSLSKDEIAMLKYKNLIDGFMAQGDGYKLNSEQLFVRKKMDEINKEIQQLENNLSFFSNAKDDNPLLLNVRNNIDSYKDEINVWEQKLEYIKRLDY; this comes from the coding sequence ATGTTAGATACAAATCAAGAGAATACAGAAGATCAAATCAATCAAACTCCAGAAGAAAATGAAGTAATACCTACTGAAACTCCAAAAGCTGAAGAAGTAAAAGAAGCAGAAGAAAAAATAGAGGAAGAAGAAGCGGTAGAGGAGAAGGCATCAACAGATAAAGCTGTTGAAGAGATTGAGGAGAAAGTGGCGGAAGATGCTGAGAAAGATGAAGAAAGAAACTCTATACCAATGTTAGCATATGAAAACATGGAGTTAGAAGACTTGACGAATGAGTTAGAAAAGCTACTAAAAGATTTTCCGGTACAACAACTAAAGAAAAATATAGATGCAATTAAAAATGCTTTTAACGCCAAATTTGGTGCAGTTTTAGCAGAAAAGAAAGCAGCATTTTTAGAAGAAGGCGGTAATTCTATCGACTTTCAATATTCAAGTCCAGTTAAAGCGATATACAATTCTTTATTGTCTGATTATAAAAAGAAAAGAGACGCATATTACTCAAATTTAGAAACACAATTAAAAAATAATTTAGAAAAACGCCATATTGTAATCAATGAACTTAAAGAGTTAATTGAAAATGCAGATCCTCAAACAATGTATAAAAACTTTAAAGTGATACAAGCAAGTTGGAGAGAAATTGGTGCAGTACCAAGAAATAAATACAATGATACTTGGCGAAATTACCATCATCACGTAGAGCGATTTTACGATTTATTGCATTTAAGCAACGACTTTAGAGATTTAGATTTCAAAAATAACTTAGAAGAAAAACTAAGATTGATTGAGAAAGTTGAAGCGTTGGCAGAATTAGAAAATGTAAATGATGCTTTTAAAGAATTACAGCAATATCATAAGGCATGGAAAGAAGATATTGGTCCGGTTTCTCAAGAACATAGAGAAGCTGTTTGGCAAAAATTTAGTGCTGCAAGTAAAAAAATACACGATAAAAGACACGATTATTTTAGGTCTTTAAAATCTCAATATGAAGGAATTATTGAGAAAAAATTAGAGATTGTAGCATCGATAGAAAATTACGATACTTCTAAAAATAAAAAACACAGCGATTGGCAAAAAAGCATTAACGATATTGAAGCGTTAAGAAAAAAATATTTTGATGCAGGTAAATTACCTTATAGCAAAAGCGAAGAAGTTTGGTTAAAATTTAAAGCAGCAACTAAAAAGTTTAATGCCGCAAAAAATGTTTTTTACAAAAAAGAGAAAAGCATTCAGCAAGATAATTTAGATAAAAAAAATGCACTTATAGAACTAGCCGAATCGTATAAAGAAAGTGAAGATTGGGAAAATACTACTAATGCAATGAAAAAAATTCAAGCAGATTGGAAAAAAGTGGGTCATGTTCCTAGAAAATTTTCTGATGATATTTGGAAACGTTTTAAAGCTGCTTGTAACCATTATTTTGATAGATTTCATAACAGGCAAGACGATTTAAATAAAGAACAACAAGTTTTTATCGAAGAGAAAAAAGCTTACCTCGATGAAATTAAGAAAGTAGAAAAAGCGACCATTGAAGAAATCAACGAGTTTATTCAGAAATGGAGAGAGCTAGGAACTACGCCAAGAAGTGTAAGACATATAGAATCTAAATTTTATAAGCAAATAGATAAATTGTTAGAAGGATTGTCTTTGAGTAAAGACGAAATAGCCATGCTTAAATATAAAAATTTAATCGATGGATTTATGGCTCAGGGAGATGGGTATAAATTAAATTCTGAGCAATTATTTGTTAGAAAAAAGATGGATGAAATTAATAAAGAAATACAACAATTAGAAAATAATTTAAGCTTTTTCTCTAATGCTAAAGACGATAATCCGTTATTGTTAAACGTAAGAAATAATATCGATTCTTATAAAGATGAAATTAACGTTTGGGAACAAAAATTAGAATATATAAAAAGATTGGATTATTAA
- a CDS encoding shikimate dehydrogenase family protein has product MIEEKKQNNQHLFGLLGRNISYSFSSGFFKEKFEELELENHQYHNFDLQSIKEFPALLRQQKDLCGMNVTIPYKEEIISYLTEIDAEAKEIGAVNTLKFLKNGSIKGFNTDVFGFLNSLKPLLENHHTKALILGTGGASKAIAFALKKLDIDFIFASRNPQKENEILYSNLSQEIISNHTVIINSTPLGTFPETDLCPEIPYQFITSQHLLYDVIYNPAITTFLQNGKNKGALIKNGLEMLQLQAEKSWQIWNR; this is encoded by the coding sequence ATGATAGAAGAAAAAAAGCAAAATAACCAACATTTATTTGGGTTGTTAGGAAGAAATATTTCCTATTCATTTTCTAGCGGATTTTTTAAAGAAAAATTTGAAGAATTAGAATTAGAAAATCATCAATATCATAATTTTGATTTGCAATCTATCAAAGAATTTCCGGCGCTTTTAAGGCAGCAGAAAGATTTATGTGGAATGAATGTTACCATTCCGTATAAAGAAGAAATTATATCCTATTTAACAGAAATTGATGCAGAAGCCAAAGAAATTGGTGCCGTAAATACCCTCAAGTTTTTAAAAAACGGATCTATTAAAGGTTTTAATACTGATGTATTTGGGTTTTTAAATTCTTTAAAACCCTTGTTAGAAAATCATCATACAAAAGCACTCATTTTAGGAACTGGTGGCGCATCAAAAGCGATTGCATTTGCATTAAAAAAACTAGACATCGATTTTATTTTTGCTTCTAGAAATCCACAAAAAGAAAATGAAATCTTATATTCAAATTTATCTCAAGAAATAATTTCAAATCATACGGTAATCATTAACTCTACGCCTTTGGGTACTTTTCCCGAAACAGATTTATGTCCAGAGATTCCATATCAATTTATTACTTCTCAACATTTATTATACGATGTAATTTACAATCCGGCAATAACAACATTTTTACAAAATGGTAAAAATAAAGGCGCATTAATTAAAAACGGACTCGAAATGTTACAACTCCAAGCCGAAAAATCTTGGCAAATTTGGAATCGCTAA
- a CDS encoding DUF368 domain-containing protein — protein MKLERTFLQKTALFFKGLAMGAANKVPGVSGGTVSFVLSFYEELIYSFQKINLKALKLLINGRFKSFYQYVNGQFLLLIMGGSMFSYFSISLVLDYFLKHYELYVWSWFFGMIIGSLFYIYKDFGDWNFKNTLSFVIGISVGVGISFMTPAQENDNLWFVFLCGIIGVSGMTFPGLSGSFILILLGNYVLLLVDSVNGLFTVVTGILSGNFEVLNVPQNIKYLKIISVFTAGSAFGLVSISHVLGYVLKRWHQIVTAVIIGFIAGSLGIVWPWKHKIFAVQNSEFLVDGKGNKIVQNYERYLPDFSHSETWFAIFYIVIGIAIILGIDYYDRRKKAK, from the coding sequence ATGAAATTAGAACGTACCTTTTTGCAGAAAACCGCTCTCTTTTTTAAAGGATTGGCAATGGGTGCTGCAAATAAAGTTCCTGGAGTTTCTGGTGGTACGGTTTCTTTTGTGTTGAGTTTTTACGAAGAACTTATTTATTCTTTTCAAAAAATAAATTTAAAAGCACTTAAACTTCTCATAAACGGACGGTTTAAAAGTTTTTATCAATATGTAAACGGACAATTTTTACTCTTAATTATGGGTGGAAGTATGTTTAGTTATTTTAGCATTTCTTTAGTTTTAGATTATTTTTTAAAACATTACGAATTGTATGTTTGGAGTTGGTTTTTTGGGATGATTATTGGCTCTTTATTTTATATTTACAAAGATTTTGGCGATTGGAATTTTAAAAATACACTCTCTTTTGTGATCGGAATCTCTGTTGGAGTTGGAATTAGTTTTATGACTCCAGCGCAAGAAAATGACAATTTATGGTTTGTATTTTTATGCGGAATTATAGGTGTTTCTGGGATGACGTTTCCAGGTCTGTCCGGTTCGTTTATCTTAATTTTATTAGGCAATTATGTGCTGTTGTTGGTAGATTCTGTAAACGGATTGTTTACCGTTGTTACTGGAATTTTGTCTGGGAATTTTGAAGTTTTAAATGTTCCACAAAACATAAAATATTTAAAAATAATTTCTGTTTTTACTGCTGGATCAGCTTTTGGGTTGGTCTCAATCTCTCATGTTTTAGGATATGTTTTAAAACGTTGGCATCAAATTGTTACGGCAGTTATCATTGGTTTTATTGCGGGGTCTTTAGGAATTGTTTGGCCGTGGAAACACAAAATTTTTGCAGTTCAAAACAGTGAATTTTTAGTAGACGGAAAAGGAAATAAAATAGTTCAGAATTACGAACGATATTTGCCAGATTTCTCTCATTCAGAAACCTGGTTTGCCATTTTTTATATTGTAATTGGTATTGCAATTATTTTAGGAATAGATTATTATGATAGAAGAAAAAAAGCAAAATAA
- a CDS encoding DUF368 domain-containing protein codes for MSRTVKDYLIIGLKGMAMGAADVVPGVSGGTIAFISGIYEELLTSISNVNFSLLKTLKSKGVKAAWIQVNGSFLLSLLIGIFISIVSLAKAIKWMLENEPILLWSFFFGLVLASIIYIAKQLTKWNVFTFVLLILGAGLAYYITTLNPLVTENSSSLFLFLAGALAICAMILPGISGAFILVLLGAYKPILAAVNNRDFTIIAIVAAGAITGLLTFSKILKWLFTDFKNYTLAVLTGFIIGSLNKIWPWKETLTWRTNSHGIEVPLKQQSVSPFHFEDNQLVFAILLALVGFGLILLLEKIAVQKD; via the coding sequence ATGAGTAGAACAGTAAAAGACTATCTAATAATCGGTTTAAAAGGAATGGCAATGGGGGCAGCAGATGTTGTGCCTGGAGTTTCTGGCGGAACGATTGCGTTTATTTCTGGAATTTATGAAGAATTGCTAACTTCTATTAGCAACGTAAATTTTAGTTTGCTAAAAACCTTGAAATCTAAGGGAGTAAAAGCGGCTTGGATACAAGTAAACGGATCGTTTTTGTTGTCTTTATTGATTGGAATTTTCATCAGTATTGTTTCTTTGGCAAAAGCCATAAAATGGATGTTAGAAAACGAACCAATTTTGTTGTGGTCTTTTTTCTTTGGATTGGTGTTGGCAAGTATTATTTACATTGCAAAACAACTTACAAAATGGAATGTTTTTACTTTTGTTTTGTTGATTCTTGGTGCAGGTTTGGCGTATTATATTACTACGTTAAATCCGTTAGTTACAGAGAATTCATCCTCATTGTTTTTGTTTTTGGCTGGAGCTTTGGCAATTTGTGCGATGATTTTACCTGGAATTTCTGGAGCATTTATTTTAGTATTATTAGGCGCGTATAAACCCATTTTGGCAGCTGTAAATAATAGAGATTTTACAATAATTGCAATTGTAGCAGCAGGTGCCATTACTGGATTATTGACGTTTTCTAAAATTTTAAAGTGGTTGTTTACTGATTTTAAAAATTACACATTAGCAGTGTTGACAGGTTTTATTATAGGTTCTTTAAATAAAATTTGGCCATGGAAAGAAACCTTGACTTGGAGAACAAATTCTCATGGGATTGAAGTTCCTTTAAAGCAACAAAGTGTTTCTCCTTTTCATTTTGAAGACAACCAATTAGTATTTGCAATTCTATTGGCATTGGTTGGGTTTGGGTTGATTTTACTACTAGAAAAAATAGCCGTTCAAAAAGATTAA
- a CDS encoding amidase → MFRKIALFSFFTTLLIGCNNQKATPINVSELTISKIHDSYQKGNYTSEELVNEYIKRIQEHDSEINSISIINPEAISIAKELDKEFKRTKKLRPLHGIPIIIKDNINTKNLPTTGGALALKDFIPKENAFIINKLIDAGAIILAKSNMAEWAFSAMHTESSTKGTTRNPYNLEYVPAGSSGGTAASVAANFGTIGLGTDTGNSIRGPSSHNALVGFRTTMGLISREGIIPLFLRNDVVGPMGRTVEDATRVMQVMAGIDPNDEITSYSKGKTFKNYTQFLNKNGLNGARIGVLRELSEDNIDPEVKVLFEKAIVDLDSLGAEIIDPIIIPNFSKLRQNQWCSEFKKDVEAYLATYVKRDTMKTIEDIIRVGSKSKYARDNLASASKKFTRWGDVKEKCSNAYKDPRRIAFREAIEKVMDSLNIDAIIYPTWNNKPARIAFFEKEYLGDNNQIIAPHTGQPAFTVPMGFTKGNLPAGIQFLGRMYAEPTLIKLAYSYEQGTLHRKEPKLKSANN, encoded by the coding sequence ATGTTTAGAAAAATAGCTCTTTTTTCGTTTTTTACAACGTTATTAATTGGTTGTAACAATCAAAAAGCAACCCCCATAAATGTATCTGAACTTACTATTTCAAAAATACATGATTCTTATCAAAAAGGAAATTATACAAGTGAAGAATTGGTAAATGAGTATATTAAAAGAATTCAAGAACACGATTCTGAAATCAACTCAATATCCATAATTAATCCTGAAGCAATTTCTATAGCAAAAGAATTAGATAAGGAGTTTAAAAGAACTAAAAAACTAAGACCTCTTCACGGCATTCCAATCATTATAAAAGACAATATCAATACTAAAAATCTTCCAACAACTGGAGGCGCCTTAGCTTTAAAAGATTTTATCCCTAAAGAAAATGCCTTTATTATTAACAAACTAATAGATGCTGGAGCAATAATTCTTGCAAAATCTAATATGGCAGAGTGGGCCTTTTCTGCAATGCATACAGAAAGTTCAACCAAAGGAACTACTCGAAATCCTTATAATTTAGAATACGTTCCAGCAGGATCAAGCGGGGGAACAGCTGCTTCTGTTGCTGCAAATTTTGGAACTATCGGGTTAGGAACAGATACTGGAAATTCTATTCGAGGTCCTTCGTCGCATAATGCACTTGTAGGATTTAGAACTACAATGGGTTTGATTAGTAGAGAAGGAATTATACCATTATTTTTAAGAAATGATGTAGTTGGCCCAATGGGAAGAACTGTAGAAGATGCAACTCGGGTAATGCAAGTAATGGCAGGAATTGACCCAAATGATGAAATAACATCCTATTCTAAAGGAAAAACTTTTAAAAATTACACGCAGTTTTTAAATAAAAATGGATTAAACGGTGCTAGAATTGGGGTTTTAAGAGAGTTAAGTGAAGATAATATTGACCCAGAAGTAAAAGTTTTATTTGAAAAAGCTATTGTAGATTTAGACTCTTTAGGTGCAGAAATCATAGACCCAATTATTATTCCAAATTTCTCGAAATTACGTCAAAATCAATGGTGTTCAGAATTTAAAAAAGATGTAGAAGCTTATTTGGCTACTTATGTTAAAAGAGATACTATGAAAACTATTGAAGATATTATTAGAGTTGGAAGCAAATCTAAATATGCTCGTGATAATTTAGCATCGGCAAGTAAAAAATTTACACGTTGGGGAGATGTAAAAGAAAAGTGTTCTAACGCCTATAAAGATCCTAGAAGAATTGCATTTAGAGAGGCAATAGAAAAAGTAATGGATTCATTAAATATAGATGCAATAATTTATCCTACTTGGAATAATAAACCTGCAAGAATTGCTTTTTTTGAAAAAGAATATCTGGGTGATAATAATCAAATAATTGCACCACATACGGGGCAACCAGCTTTTACTGTTCCAATGGGATTTACAAAAGGAAATTTACCCGCAGGAATTCAGTTTTTGGGAAGAATGTATGCAGAGCCAACGTTGATAAAACTTGCCTACTCTTACGAACAAGGAACACTACACAGAAAAGAACCAAAATTAAAATCAGCAAATAATTAA
- a CDS encoding MBL fold metallo-hydrolase produces MKKNIFLLLLITIVSISCKSKEKKAAPAQKKEAQLIITPIEHATAVLTYKDVTIFIDPTGNAAAFANFSAPNYVFITDIHGDHLNVKTLESLDLSKTTIVAPKAVTDKLPEGIAKEIIIINNGEEKTFGVLKAEAIPMYNLRKEALKFHTKGRGNGYVFTIDNQRIYFSGDTEDIPEMRALKNIDKAFVCMNLPYTMTVESAADAVLEFKPKEVFPYHYRGTGGLSDVAKFKSLVNLGNPNIKVVQLNWYPNQK; encoded by the coding sequence ATGAAAAAAAATATCTTTTTATTACTGTTGATTACGATCGTTTCAATCAGTTGTAAATCAAAAGAAAAAAAAGCAGCTCCTGCGCAAAAGAAGGAAGCTCAATTAATTATTACGCCGATTGAACATGCAACAGCGGTTCTTACTTATAAAGATGTAACGATTTTTATTGATCCAACAGGAAACGCCGCTGCATTTGCAAACTTTTCTGCGCCAAATTATGTGTTTATTACTGATATTCACGGAGATCATTTGAATGTAAAAACATTGGAATCTTTAGACTTATCCAAAACGACAATTGTTGCTCCAAAAGCGGTTACAGATAAACTACCAGAAGGAATTGCAAAAGAAATTATCATCATCAACAACGGAGAAGAAAAAACATTTGGCGTTTTAAAAGCTGAGGCAATTCCGATGTACAATCTTAGAAAAGAAGCGTTGAAATTTCATACAAAAGGAAGAGGAAATGGCTATGTTTTTACAATCGACAATCAGCGAATTTATTTTTCGGGCGATACAGAAGACATTCCAGAAATGCGCGCCTTAAAAAATATTGATAAAGCTTTTGTTTGCATGAATTTACCGTACACAATGACAGTTGAAAGTGCTGCTGATGCGGTGTTGGAATTCAAACCCAAAGAAGTGTTTCCGTATCATTATAGAGGAACTGGAGGTTTGAGTGATGTTGCAAAATTCAAAAGTTTGGTCAACCTAGGAAACCCGAATATTAAAGTTGTTCAGTTGAATTGGTATCCTAATCAGAAATAA
- a CDS encoding tetratricopeptide repeat protein has protein sequence MLKTNNVYFFDSVEFEEIIQHYLDNGKHSLANKAVKLGLEQHPTSVVLKLLKVELLIFEDKLQNATTLINEIEAIAPNNEELLIQKAIILSKNDKHVEAISTLNQILAVTDDPADIWSMVGMEYLYLDDFENARLNFANCIDVDYEDYSSLYNVVYCFDMENNHEEAIVYLTNYIDSNPYCEVAWHQLGRQYFVLNRFKEALRAFDYAVLIDESFIGGYLEKAKTLEELERYEEAIQNYLITLELDDPTAFVFVRIGECYQKLNDLDAAAKYFKKAVHEDPLLDKAWLLLTNLFQEEKQYQKALYYIKKALHIDDSNPMYWRKYAEINLKLNFYEEAVKAFKKCLNLDDLSLEIYVGLADVLLFLGEFEEALKTMIKAKNTYRQFAEIEYRLCGLFLLTFKEKYALIHLKNGLAIDADYRKIIEELYPTVFDNAKVQKVITNYLKATE, from the coding sequence ATGTTAAAAACAAATAATGTGTATTTCTTTGACTCTGTTGAGTTTGAAGAAATTATTCAGCATTATTTAGACAATGGAAAACATTCTCTGGCAAACAAAGCGGTGAAGTTAGGCTTGGAGCAACATCCAACTTCTGTTGTATTAAAATTATTGAAAGTAGAGCTGTTAATTTTTGAAGACAAACTACAAAATGCAACAACTTTAATTAACGAAATAGAAGCAATTGCACCAAACAATGAAGAATTGTTAATTCAGAAAGCAATTATTTTATCTAAAAATGATAAACATGTTGAAGCGATTTCAACGTTGAATCAAATTTTAGCAGTTACTGACGATCCTGCAGATATTTGGTCTATGGTTGGTATGGAATATTTGTATTTAGACGATTTCGAAAATGCACGATTAAATTTTGCCAATTGTATTGATGTAGATTATGAAGATTATTCATCTTTATATAATGTTGTCTATTGTTTTGATATGGAAAACAACCACGAAGAAGCAATTGTGTATTTAACCAATTATATAGATTCAAATCCGTATTGCGAAGTTGCTTGGCATCAGTTAGGAAGACAATATTTTGTGCTAAATAGATTTAAAGAAGCGTTAAGAGCTTTTGATTATGCGGTACTTATTGATGAATCTTTTATCGGCGGATATTTAGAAAAAGCAAAAACATTAGAAGAATTAGAACGTTACGAAGAAGCGATTCAGAATTACTTAATTACGTTAGAATTAGACGATCCAACGGCATTTGTATTTGTTAGAATCGGAGAATGTTATCAGAAATTAAATGATTTAGATGCTGCAGCAAAATACTTTAAGAAAGCGGTGCATGAAGATCCGTTATTAGACAAGGCTTGGTTGCTGTTAACCAATTTGTTTCAAGAAGAAAAGCAATACCAGAAAGCCTTATATTATATTAAAAAAGCCTTGCATATTGATGATTCAAATCCGATGTATTGGAGAAAATATGCAGAGATAAATTTAAAATTAAATTTTTATGAGGAAGCGGTAAAAGCTTTTAAAAAGTGTTTGAATTTAGACGATCTTTCGTTAGAAATTTATGTTGGTTTGGCAGATGTGTTGTTGTTTTTAGGCGAGTTTGAAGAAGCTTTAAAAACAATGATTAAAGCAAAAAATACCTACAGACAATTTGCAGAAATTGAATATCGTTTGTGTGGTTTGTTTCTATTGACTTTTAAAGAGAAATACGCTTTGATTCATTTAAAGAATGGACTTGCAATTGACGCAGATTACAGAAAAATTATTGAAGAATTGTATCCAACAGTTTTTGACAATGCCAAAGTGCAAAAAGTAATTACCAATTATTTAAAAGCTACGGAGTAG
- the pyrR gene encoding bifunctional pyr operon transcriptional regulator/uracil phosphoribosyltransferase PyrR: MSSKVLLNSKEIEIILHRLACQLIENHNDFSNTVLIGLQPRGIYLANRIAAILVNDYQIKDLKLGFLDITFYRDDFRRRDSPIDASSTKIDFLIEDKNVVLIDDVLFSGRSIRAGLSAINDFGRPSLVELLVLIDRRFSRHLPIQPNYRGRQVDAINQEKVKVCWKETHKKDVVYIEQNS, translated from the coding sequence ATGAGCTCGAAGGTATTATTAAACTCGAAAGAAATTGAAATTATCTTACATCGACTAGCGTGTCAGCTTATCGAAAACCACAACGATTTTTCTAACACTGTTTTAATTGGCTTACAACCAAGGGGCATTTATTTGGCCAATAGAATTGCAGCTATTTTAGTCAATGATTACCAGATTAAAGATTTAAAATTAGGCTTTCTAGACATTACTTTTTATAGAGACGATTTTAGAAGAAGAGATTCTCCTATCGATGCGAGCAGTACAAAAATTGATTTTTTAATTGAAGATAAAAACGTGGTTTTAATTGATGATGTTTTATTTTCTGGACGAAGCATTAGAGCTGGTTTGTCTGCAATCAACGATTTTGGAAGACCAAGTTTGGTAGAATTATTAGTGCTAATTGACAGACGATTTAGCAGACATTTACCAATTCAGCCTAATTATAGAGGAAGACAAGTTGATGCCATCAACCAAGAAAAAGTAAAAGTTTGCTGGAAAGAAACACACAAAAAAGACGTAGTTTATATAGAACAGAATTCATAA
- a CDS encoding aspartate carbamoyltransferase catalytic subunit, with amino-acid sequence MKQLSVDHLLGIKYLNKNDIDLIFETADHFKEVINRPIKKVPSLRDITIANLFFENSTRTKLSFELAEKRLSADIINFSASQSSVKKGETLIDTVNNILSMKVDIVVMRHPNVGAGVFLSKHVNAKIINAGDGTHEHPTQALLDSYSIREKLGSVKGKKIVIVGDILHSRVALSNIFALQLQGAEVKVCGPTTLIPKYITSLGVTVETNLKKALNWCDVANVLRVQHERMDVNYFPSTREYTQLFGINQQVLDSLDKKIVIMHPGPINRGVEITSDVADSNESIILNQVENGVAVRMAVIYLLAQQIKR; translated from the coding sequence ATGAAACAACTAAGCGTAGACCATTTATTAGGCATAAAATATCTGAACAAGAACGATATTGATCTTATTTTTGAAACTGCCGATCATTTTAAAGAAGTTATCAATAGACCGATTAAAAAAGTTCCTTCGCTTAGAGACATTACCATTGCCAATTTATTTTTTGAAAACAGCACAAGAACAAAACTTTCTTTTGAATTGGCTGAGAAACGACTTTCTGCAGATATTATCAACTTTTCTGCAAGTCAATCTTCCGTAAAAAAAGGAGAAACATTAATCGACACGGTAAACAATATTTTATCAATGAAAGTTGATATTGTGGTAATGCGTCATCCAAATGTTGGCGCCGGAGTTTTTTTATCAAAACACGTAAATGCAAAAATTATAAATGCTGGTGACGGCACACACGAACATCCAACACAAGCCCTGTTAGATTCGTATTCTATCAGAGAAAAATTAGGAAGTGTAAAAGGAAAAAAGATTGTAATTGTTGGCGATATTTTACACTCTAGAGTTGCATTATCAAACATCTTTGCATTGCAATTACAAGGCGCAGAAGTGAAGGTTTGCGGACCTACAACCTTAATACCAAAATATATTACCAGTTTGGGAGTTACTGTAGAAACCAACTTAAAAAAAGCATTGAATTGGTGTGATGTTGCCAACGTTTTACGCGTGCAACACGAGCGAATGGATGTTAATTATTTTCCTTCAACCAGAGAATACACACAACTTTTCGGAATCAACCAACAAGTATTGGATAGCTTAGACAAAAAGATTGTGATTATGCATCCAGGACCAATAAATCGCGGTGTAGAAATTACAAGTGATGTTGCAGATTCTAACGAATCAATCATTTTAAATCAGGTTGAAAACGGCGTTGCAGTTAGAATGGCGGTTATTTATTTATTGGCGCAACAGATCAAAAGATAA
- a CDS encoding T9SS type A sorting domain-containing protein, whose product MVKKLLFILFLCFSTAVFSQKTLQKLAAAPNPFISSTNIQFNATKNQNVLLVIKNVLGKTVFSKTYTAKIGSNKITFNRNNLQSGMYIYAIRSSNEMISKRFVIK is encoded by the coding sequence ATGGTAAAAAAACTACTTTTTATTTTATTTTTATGCTTTTCAACTGCTGTTTTTTCTCAAAAAACCTTGCAGAAATTAGCTGCTGCTCCAAATCCGTTTATTAGCTCAACAAACATACAATTTAACGCTACAAAAAATCAAAATGTGCTTTTAGTCATTAAAAATGTGCTAGGAAAAACTGTTTTTTCTAAAACATATACTGCTAAAATTGGCAGTAATAAAATCACTTTTAACAGAAACAACTTACAATCTGGAATGTACATTTATGCCATTAGAAGCAGCAATGAAATGATTTCGAAACGCTTTGTTATCAAATGA